In Limibacter armeniacum, a single window of DNA contains:
- a CDS encoding putative LPS assembly protein LptD has product MKFPALELIPVWLKCLLTLFFIAVISLCSTEEVFATPFEIEDGRKALVAYAPNKVEGDTSEIRKAVRALAQTIQEKNQGVENEVLTKLTNALFIFANEPVFRGDRYKQEIMDELATEEKIAAFRKLNQTLQEQDENTWEELLGSDIIADIFNIGYEFDPNFDVEEDTLNETLDNLVRKGASAIAKPKSMLDTDLRYGANGPNAKTRVDARTQVLYIEDEAFVDYGERSLKAGKIELSFVSNTVRAYGLKNDSTGKVEQKPIFSEAGQTFNANEMLYNFDTQKGVIKGIVTEEGDGIIQSHIVKKTPAAAVYMEDNIYTTCNLEHPHYGIRAKKLKIVPKKNIVTGPFLFELNGLPLPLGLPFGLFPATQKRASGVVMPSYGEGSTRGFYLQDGGFYLALNDYLGLRATASIYSLGGWDASIQTTYRKRYAFSGSFSFNYANNTFLLDDGTRENNVKDYRLQWSHSQDSKGSSRFTASVNIASQTYNQNNVTNVYQGLQASTNSSVRYSNSLNLGGVTLSGNASLRHNQNITTGAARLNPDVSLTMSRVRPFDNLFKKKNPLSQLSIQYTGQFTGEVNNEEKDPGDDFNFDIVTPEEEVVVPPTVGDEDETLPDLFANFGDYIGDFEYGITHTIPIQTTVTLLKHFTITPSANYREYWVPNKFNYTWNDEQNAVEVDTLSKFARYYQFSTSAGLSTNMYMFYDFKGGSRLRQAIRPTISYTFTPDFSTPNFNFYQEVQTDADGTSDLVLRSGSSYVGQPSSSRSSVLSFGVTNQFELKLGKKDEDGKAKKITLLDNLSISSSYDFERDSLNLSNFRVNARTRLFQKVDINVNGTFDPYKYVATGYKFDEELEKVVVSSQIKTNDFLWSTDGKLAQLTNLNVSIGTRLAPSKAKKKSEDKLANTAPRNETEAAILEDMRRNPQDYIDFNVPWSLSVNYNLNWNKTGLAESNVTQAVTLRGDLSLTPKWKLGYNTGYDIEERAFTRTSLDLSRDLHCWQMTLNWVPFGRLQSYSININVKSSMLQDLKWQRRQTWQDNPNSLIR; this is encoded by the coding sequence ATGAAATTTCCAGCACTGGAGCTTATTCCTGTTTGGTTGAAGTGTCTTCTGACACTATTTTTTATAGCTGTTATCAGTTTGTGCAGCACTGAAGAAGTTTTTGCGACACCTTTTGAAATAGAGGATGGCCGCAAGGCATTGGTTGCCTATGCACCAAACAAAGTGGAAGGTGATACTTCTGAAATACGTAAGGCAGTACGAGCGTTAGCGCAGACGATCCAAGAAAAAAATCAAGGTGTTGAGAATGAGGTGTTGACCAAGTTGACAAATGCCTTATTCATTTTTGCTAATGAACCTGTCTTTAGAGGAGACCGCTATAAGCAGGAAATCATGGATGAATTGGCTACTGAGGAGAAGATAGCAGCATTTCGTAAGCTGAACCAAACTCTTCAAGAGCAAGATGAAAATACTTGGGAAGAACTACTTGGAAGTGATATCATTGCAGACATTTTTAATATTGGGTATGAGTTTGATCCAAATTTTGATGTTGAGGAAGATACATTAAATGAGACATTGGATAATTTGGTGCGAAAGGGAGCATCTGCTATTGCTAAGCCTAAAAGTATGTTAGATACGGATTTGAGATACGGAGCAAATGGCCCAAATGCCAAGACAAGAGTAGATGCACGTACTCAGGTTCTATATATTGAAGATGAAGCTTTTGTTGACTATGGTGAAAGAAGCCTAAAGGCAGGGAAAATCGAGCTTTCATTTGTAAGTAATACAGTTCGGGCATATGGTCTTAAAAATGATTCAACTGGAAAGGTAGAACAGAAGCCGATTTTCAGTGAGGCAGGACAAACTTTCAATGCCAATGAAATGCTATACAATTTTGATACTCAAAAAGGAGTCATCAAAGGGATTGTAACAGAAGAAGGTGATGGAATTATTCAGAGCCATATTGTCAAAAAGACTCCTGCTGCAGCTGTATACATGGAGGACAATATTTACACCACTTGTAACTTGGAGCACCCTCACTATGGTATTAGAGCGAAGAAACTAAAAATTGTTCCTAAGAAAAATATCGTAACAGGTCCGTTTTTGTTTGAACTTAATGGCTTGCCTTTGCCATTAGGTTTGCCATTTGGATTGTTTCCTGCAACTCAAAAGAGAGCTTCGGGAGTAGTAATGCCAAGTTATGGTGAAGGCTCTACTCGTGGGTTCTATTTGCAAGATGGTGGTTTTTACCTAGCATTGAATGATTACCTTGGTCTAAGGGCTACAGCATCTATCTATTCGTTAGGTGGTTGGGATGCCTCTATTCAGACAACCTACCGAAAGCGTTATGCTTTTTCCGGCTCATTCTCATTTAACTATGCGAATAATACTTTCCTGCTTGATGATGGGACAAGGGAAAACAATGTGAAGGACTATAGGTTACAGTGGAGTCACTCTCAGGATAGCAAAGGTAGTTCACGTTTTACGGCAAGTGTGAATATCGCTTCGCAGACTTATAACCAGAATAACGTCACCAATGTGTATCAAGGCTTACAGGCATCAACTAACTCCAGTGTCCGTTACTCGAATAGCCTAAATTTGGGGGGAGTAACATTATCGGGAAATGCCAGTTTGCGTCACAACCAAAATATCACAACAGGAGCTGCTCGTTTGAACCCTGATGTCAGTTTGACGATGAGTAGGGTAAGGCCTTTTGATAATTTATTCAAGAAGAAGAACCCACTCTCTCAATTAAGTATTCAATATACAGGTCAGTTTACTGGTGAAGTAAACAATGAAGAAAAAGATCCGGGTGATGATTTCAATTTTGATATTGTGACTCCGGAAGAAGAGGTTGTAGTACCGCCAACAGTAGGGGATGAAGATGAGACATTACCAGACCTGTTTGCCAACTTTGGGGATTATATAGGTGATTTTGAATATGGTATCACCCATACTATTCCAATCCAGACAACGGTTACACTTTTGAAGCACTTTACGATAACGCCATCAGCAAATTATCGTGAGTATTGGGTGCCAAATAAGTTCAATTATACATGGAATGATGAACAGAATGCTGTAGAGGTTGATACATTGTCAAAGTTTGCACGCTACTATCAGTTTAGTACAAGTGCAGGCTTGAGTACCAATATGTATATGTTCTACGACTTTAAAGGAGGTTCTAGGTTAAGACAAGCTATTCGTCCAACGATCAGTTATACTTTTACACCTGATTTCAGTACCCCGAACTTTAACTTTTACCAAGAAGTACAGACAGATGCAGATGGTACCTCTGATCTTGTGCTTAGGTCAGGTAGTTCTTATGTAGGTCAGCCTTCTTCAAGCAGAAGCTCTGTATTAAGTTTTGGAGTTACCAACCAGTTTGAACTAAAACTGGGTAAGAAAGATGAGGATGGTAAAGCCAAGAAAATAACCTTGTTGGATAACCTGTCAATCAGCTCATCTTATGATTTTGAGCGGGACTCACTTAACCTTTCCAATTTTAGGGTCAATGCCCGTACAAGATTATTCCAGAAAGTTGATATCAACGTGAATGGTACTTTTGATCCTTATAAATATGTCGCAACAGGTTACAAGTTTGATGAGGAGTTGGAGAAAGTAGTAGTGTCGTCTCAAATAAAGACAAACGACTTTTTGTGGAGTACAGATGGGAAATTAGCCCAACTGACAAACTTAAACGTGTCTATCGGAACAAGGCTAGCCCCTTCAAAAGCCAAGAAAAAATCAGAAGATAAGCTTGCAAACACCGCACCTCGAAATGAAACAGAGGCAGCTATTTTGGAAGATATGAGGCGAAACCCTCAGGATTATATTGACTTTAATGTACCGTGGTCCCTTTCTGTCAACTATAACTTGAACTGGAACAAAACAGGTTTGGCAGAGTCGAATGTTACACAAGCTGTAACCTTGAGAGGTGACTTAAGCTTGACACCTAAATGGAAGCTGGGTTATAACACAGGTTATGATATTGAAGAAAGGGCATTTACCAGAACTTCCTTGGACTTAAGTAGAGACTTGCACTGTTGGCAGATGACGTTGAACTGGGTGCCATTTGGACGTTTGCAGTCATATAGTATAAACATCAATGTGAAGTCTTCTATGCTACAAGATTTGAAATGGCAGAGAAGGCAGACTTGGCAGGATAACCCAAACAGTTTGATCAGGTAA
- a CDS encoding L-threonylcarbamoyladenylate synthase, whose protein sequence is MIGKDIGEAKAHLEAGRLVAIPTETVYGLAGNALNPEAVADIFKTKQRPSFDPLIVHCDSVEKVKSYVSAFPELAEKLADHFWPGSLTMILPRGEMIHDLVTSGLETVAVRVPNHPLTLSLLEQLDFPVAAPSANPFGYVSPTSAQHVDKNLGHLVPYILDGGECEVGIESTIIGFPEGVPTIYRKGGISIEDIEAVIGKVEVNAHSSSKPSAPGMLDRHYSPGVHMLIGNVAEMLPEYQGKKVATLTLQSAFEGVEKTHQFQLSPKGDLAEAAKNLFRYLRELDVLQPDVILVELVPEKGLGVAINDRLRRAAAK, encoded by the coding sequence ATGATAGGAAAAGATATAGGAGAAGCGAAAGCGCATTTAGAAGCAGGAAGACTTGTAGCCATTCCAACAGAGACGGTTTATGGGCTGGCTGGCAATGCGCTAAATCCAGAAGCTGTCGCAGATATTTTCAAGACAAAGCAGCGTCCCTCTTTTGACCCATTGATCGTCCATTGTGATTCTGTGGAGAAAGTCAAAAGCTATGTATCAGCGTTTCCTGAATTGGCAGAAAAACTAGCAGACCATTTTTGGCCAGGATCGCTGACGATGATTTTGCCTAGAGGTGAAATGATTCATGACCTGGTGACTAGTGGGTTGGAAACCGTAGCGGTCAGGGTTCCTAATCATCCGTTGACACTGTCCTTGTTAGAGCAATTGGACTTTCCTGTAGCTGCTCCAAGCGCAAATCCATTTGGATATGTAAGCCCTACATCTGCTCAACATGTAGATAAAAACTTGGGACATCTGGTTCCTTATATTTTGGATGGAGGAGAATGTGAGGTAGGTATTGAGTCTACCATAATTGGTTTTCCTGAAGGAGTGCCAACGATCTATAGAAAAGGGGGAATCAGTATTGAAGATATTGAGGCCGTTATTGGTAAGGTCGAGGTAAATGCTCATTCAAGCTCAAAGCCATCTGCACCAGGGATGTTGGATCGTCATTACTCTCCGGGTGTACATATGCTTATTGGAAACGTAGCAGAAATGTTGCCTGAATATCAGGGTAAGAAAGTAGCTACACTGACGTTACAGTCAGCTTTTGAAGGAGTAGAAAAAACGCATCAGTTTCAGCTTTCGCCTAAGGGGGATTTGGCTGAGGCAGCTAAAAACCTATTTAGGTATTTGCGTGAGTTAGATGTGCTTCAGCCGGACGTAATCTTGGTGGAGTTAGTACCAGAGAAAGGATTAGGTGTTGCAATCAATGATCGTTTGAGAAGGGCAGCAGCAAAATAA
- a CDS encoding NUDIX hydrolase, whose amino-acid sequence MKKVEILEQKRVLNKFLKVDEKVLKFEKFDGTMSEPVNRLSVERGDACAGIIYNREKDQYVLVNQFRHATYEKGPGWLLEMVAGSIEEGETPESCMIKEIQEESGYKVDHIEHLYTCYASPGSLTERIFIFYAEVMDENKISEGGGVLHEHEDIKVVYYDWDTLWDMLVNGEIEDAKTIIGIQWVKIKKKL is encoded by the coding sequence ATGAAGAAAGTAGAGATACTAGAACAAAAACGAGTACTGAACAAATTTTTAAAAGTAGATGAAAAAGTACTGAAGTTCGAGAAGTTCGACGGTACTATGAGTGAACCTGTAAACAGGTTAAGTGTTGAAAGAGGGGATGCCTGTGCAGGAATTATCTACAACCGTGAAAAAGACCAATATGTATTGGTCAATCAGTTTCGCCACGCTACTTATGAGAAAGGTCCAGGATGGCTACTTGAGATGGTCGCAGGCTCTATTGAGGAAGGGGAAACACCTGAGTCGTGCATGATTAAAGAAATTCAGGAAGAGTCTGGTTATAAGGTTGATCATATAGAACACCTTTATACTTGCTATGCTTCTCCCGGTAGCCTGACAGAGCGCATTTTTATTTTTTATGCAGAAGTTATGGATGAAAATAAGATATCTGAAGGAGGTGGTGTACTTCACGAACACGAAGACATTAAAGTGGTTTACTATGACTGGGATACACTTTGGGATATGCTTGTGAATGGCGAAATAGAAGATGCCAAAACCATTATTGGCATTCAGTGGGTGAAGATCAAAAAGAAGTTATAA